A window of Primulina tabacum isolate GXHZ01 chromosome 4, ASM2559414v2, whole genome shotgun sequence contains these coding sequences:
- the LOC142543699 gene encoding receptor-like cytosolic serine/threonine-protein kinase RBK2, protein MEQKDKGNIYSPDSVLEHFLRTGESQTDSSKTSTSESEEAQNDANSVTPPTRFCALLRNKSRRKLASLNPLANFKLSKKFSGSISSMVKFTGSPNPLIDSSLLYFKPQWKNFPLSQLQKATSNFSRGNLIGKGGYADVYRGRLPGGRLVAVKRLTRGPLGERMLDFLSELGIMGHLNHPNTAKMVGYGIEGGLFLIMELYPRGSLASMLQSSKEKLTWDVRYKIALGAAEGLLYLHEGCQRRIIHRDIKAANLLLADDFEPQICDFGLAKWLPERWTHLTVSKFEGTFGYLAPEFLMHGIVDEKTDIFAFGVLLLELITGRRALDYSNRSLLIWAKPLLMKCKIRELVDSTLSNNYNPSQMNLMILTASLCVQESSIKRPRMRQVLLLLKGRCGDLELVRKFNKLSSWKKYYEELFSAEDLQQFV, encoded by the exons ATGGAGCAGAAAGATAAAGGGAATATTTATTCCCCTGATTCAGTTCTTGAACACTTCTTGAGAACTGGGGAATCTCAAACAGATTCATCAAAAACAAGTACTTCGGAATCAGAGGAGGCTCAAAATGACGCAAATTCGGTTACACCGCCAACAAGGTTCTGCGCGTTGTTGAGGAATAAATCAagaagaaaactagcttcattGAATCCCTTGGCAAACTTCAAACTATCAAAGAAATTTAGTGGTAGTATTAGTTCGATGGTCAAATTTACTGGCAGCCCGAATCCCCTAATTGACTCCAGTTTGCTGTACTTCAAGCCTCAATGGAAGAACTTTCCATTGTCCCAACTTCAAAAGGCAACCAGCAATTTCTCCCGAG GGAATTTGATTGGAAAGGGTGGTTATGCTGATGTTTACAGGGGACGTTTACCTGGGGGACGTCTTGTAGCTGTTAAACGGTTAACAAGAGGGCCCTTGGGAGAGAGAATGCTCGATTTTCTATCCGAACTCGGGATAATGGGTCATCTGAATCATCCAAACACTGCTAAAATGGTTGGATATGGGATCGAGGGTGGATTATTTCTCATCATGGAGTTATATCCCCGTGGAAGCTTGGCTTCTATGCTTCAGA GTTCCAAGGAGAAGCTGACATGGGATGTTCGCTACAAGATTGCGCTAGGAGCTGCTGAAGGGTTGCTTTACCTTCATGAGGGTTGTCAAAGAAGGATCATTCATAGAGATATTAAAGCTGCGAACCTATTGCTCGCCGATGATTTTGAACCTCAG ATATGTGATTTTGGCCTTGCAAAATGGCTCCCGGAACGATGGACTCACCTTACAGTTTCAAAATTTGAAGGCACTTTTGG GTATCTGGCTCCAGAATTCTTGATGCATGGGATAGTAGATGAAAAAACAGATATTTTTGCCTTTGGAGTGTTACTTTTGGAACTCATCACAGGCCGTCGAGCCCttgattattcaaaccgaagcCTCCTTATATGG GCAAAACCACTGCTCATGAAGTGCAAAATCCGAGAGCTCGTGGATTCCACACTCTCTAACAACTACAATCCCTCACAGATGAATCTCATGATTTTGACTGCCTCTCTCTGTGTGCAAGAGTCTTCCATCAAACGCCCTCGTATGCGCCAG GTTTTGCTGCTTTTAAAAGGACGTTGCGGCGACCTGGAGTTGGTCAGAAAATTTAACAAGCTTTCAAGTTGGAAGAAGTATTATGAAGAGCTCTTTAGTGCAGAAGATTTGCAGCAATTTGTTTGA